One part of the Coffea eugenioides isolate CCC68of chromosome 10, Ceug_1.0, whole genome shotgun sequence genome encodes these proteins:
- the LOC113750103 gene encoding uncharacterized protein LOC113750103 isoform X2 has product MQLTMQELGTFQDQRSGFGARDFSPDSVIFTADSNFSIFSSNSASVDRCSFASDVPDQDSCLSDNSQSQHLAGHELREGSGSRGGPYADPDPHKFTVHNKNSVHLCARKQKAKVQELESSEVETEDDNSIIDSARNSFSQALKECQDRRSRLDASRKKPDRRRPASLDLNNSVISTAVNSSSPSFGVMKKHSAVNRRTGTFPSPGTPSYRHTSVGVQKGWSSERVPLPNNINRRHVSTALMPCNNGRTLPSKWEDAERWIFSPISVDGPVRQSVQQPQRRPKSKSGPLGPPGIAYHSMYSPAALMFDGGNVGNQMANSPFSAGVMVAEGLSLPGYGGGNLPASIIEPCMARSVSVHGCTELISQSSLPVYQDEKLDDIEQSATNVSRTVSRRDMATQMSPESSHHSSPRHESSFSPSSPMLPIVELHSMHSSKPEVRDVQVDERVTVTKWSKKNRAIVPGRGSGNAREWKRKSVDMRAAGWDISDTEKTISKIKREEAKIIAWENLQRAKAEAAIRKLEMKLEKKRSSSMDKIMNKLRSAQKKAQVMRSSVLPNQSHQVARTSHKAISFPRTRHIGSFSGCFTCHAF; this is encoded by the exons atgcaaTTGACAATGCAGGAGCTGGGTACTTTCCAAGATCAAAGATCGGGCTTCGGAGCCAGAGATTTTAGCCCTGACTCCGTAATCTTCACTGCTGATTCCAACTTCAGCATCTTCTCTTCCAATTCTGCTAGTGTTGACCGCTGCTCTTTTGCCTCTGACGTCCCTGATCAAGACTCTTGCCTCTCCGACAACTCGCAATCACAA CATTTGGCAGGGCATGAATTACGGGAAGGGTCAGGTTCAAGAGGTGGTCCATATGCAGATCCAGATCCACACAAATTCACCGTACACAACAAGAACAGTGTTCACCTTTGCGCCAGAAAACAAAAAGCGAAAG TTCAAGAATTAGAAAGCAGTGAGGTTGAAACTGAGGATGACAACTCTATCATAGATTCAGCAAGGAACTCTTTTTCTCAAGCTCTTAAAG AATGTCAAGATAGGAGGTCTAGATTGGATGCTTCACGTAAGAAACCAGACAGGCGAAGACCTGCTTCTTTAGATCTGAATAATTCTGTGATTAGTACTGCTGTGAATTCTTCTTCACCGTCTTTTGGCGTAATGAAGAAACATTCTGCTGTGAATCGCCGAACGGGCACATTTCCTAGCCCAGGAACACCAAGTTATAGGCACACAAGTGTTGGGGTTCAAAAAGGATGGAGTTCAGAGCGCGTGCCATTGCCTAATAATATTAATAGGAGGCATGTAAGTACTGCATTGATGCCTTGTAATAACGGGAGGACACTGCCTTCCAAGTGGGAGGATGCAGAGAGGTGGATCTTCAGTCCAATATCAGTAGATGGTCCAGTGAGACAGTCAGTTCAGCAGCCGCAGAGGCGGCCAAAATCAAAGAGCGGGCCTCTTGGACCTCCTGGGATTGCATACCATTCGATGTATTCTCCTGCTGCCCTTATGTTTGACGGAGGGAATGTTGGAAATCAAATGGCGAATTCACCATTTTCAGCTGGAGTGATGGTGGCTGAAGGATTGTCTTTGCCAGGCTATGGTGGAGGAAATTTACCGGCATCTATTATAGAGCCTTGCATGGCAAGGTCAGTAAGTGTACATGGATGCACTGAACTGATCAGCCAGTCATCTTTGCCTGTTTACCAAG ATGAGAAACTTGATGACATTGAACAATCAGCCACCAATGTGTCCCGGACGGTTTCTAGGAGGGATATGGCAACACAAATGAGCCCTGAGAGTAGTCACCACTCATCTCCCAGACATGAGTCATCATTTTCTCCATCCAGTCCCATGCTACCCATTGTTGAGTTGCACAGCATGCATTCGTCTAAACCTGAAGTTAGGGATGTGCAAGTTGATGAACGGGTCACAGTGACTAAATGGTCCAAGAAAAACAGAGCAATAGTTCCTGGGAGGGGCTCAGGAAATGCTCGTGAATGGAAAAGGAAATCTGTAGATATGCGTGCTGCAGGTTGGGATATTTCAGACACAGAAAAGACAATCTCAAA GATAAAAAGGGAGGAAGCAAAAATAATTGCTTGGGAGAACTTGCAGAGAGCCAAAGCTGAGGCAGCAATACGGAAACTTGAG ATGAAACTGGAAAAGAAGAGATCTTCATCGATGGACAAGATAATGAACAAGCTCAGATCAGCACAAAAGAAGGCCCAAGTTATGAGAAGCTCAGTCTTACCAAACCAGTCACATCAAGTTGCAAGAACCTCCCATAAGGCCATATCTTTTCCTCGAACTCGCCATATAGGTTCCTTCAGTGGCTGCTTTACCTGTCATGCATTTTAG
- the LOC113750103 gene encoding uncharacterized protein LOC113750103 isoform X1 translates to MQLTMQELGTFQDQRSGFGARDFSPDSVIFTADSNFSIFSSNSASVDRCSFASDVPDQDSCLSDNSQSQHLAGHELREGSGSRGGPYADPDPHKFTVHNKNSVHLCARKQKAKVQELESSEVETEDDNSIIDSARNSFSQALKECQDRRSRLDASRKKPDRRRPASLDLNNSVISTAVNSSSPSFGVMKKHSAVNRRTGTFPSPGTPSYRHTSVGVQKGWSSERVPLPNNINRRHVSTALMPCNNGRTLPSKWEDAERWIFSPISVDGPVRQSVQQPQRRPKSKSGPLGPPGIAYHSMYSPAALMFDGGNVGNQMANSPFSAGVMVAEGLSLPGYGGGNLPASIIEPCMARSVSVHGCTELISQSSLPVYQALRTDEKLDDIEQSATNVSRTVSRRDMATQMSPESSHHSSPRHESSFSPSSPMLPIVELHSMHSSKPEVRDVQVDERVTVTKWSKKNRAIVPGRGSGNAREWKRKSVDMRAAGWDISDTEKTISKIKREEAKIIAWENLQRAKAEAAIRKLEMKLEKKRSSSMDKIMNKLRSAQKKAQVMRSSVLPNQSHQVARTSHKAISFPRTRHIGSFSGCFTCHAF, encoded by the exons atgcaaTTGACAATGCAGGAGCTGGGTACTTTCCAAGATCAAAGATCGGGCTTCGGAGCCAGAGATTTTAGCCCTGACTCCGTAATCTTCACTGCTGATTCCAACTTCAGCATCTTCTCTTCCAATTCTGCTAGTGTTGACCGCTGCTCTTTTGCCTCTGACGTCCCTGATCAAGACTCTTGCCTCTCCGACAACTCGCAATCACAA CATTTGGCAGGGCATGAATTACGGGAAGGGTCAGGTTCAAGAGGTGGTCCATATGCAGATCCAGATCCACACAAATTCACCGTACACAACAAGAACAGTGTTCACCTTTGCGCCAGAAAACAAAAAGCGAAAG TTCAAGAATTAGAAAGCAGTGAGGTTGAAACTGAGGATGACAACTCTATCATAGATTCAGCAAGGAACTCTTTTTCTCAAGCTCTTAAAG AATGTCAAGATAGGAGGTCTAGATTGGATGCTTCACGTAAGAAACCAGACAGGCGAAGACCTGCTTCTTTAGATCTGAATAATTCTGTGATTAGTACTGCTGTGAATTCTTCTTCACCGTCTTTTGGCGTAATGAAGAAACATTCTGCTGTGAATCGCCGAACGGGCACATTTCCTAGCCCAGGAACACCAAGTTATAGGCACACAAGTGTTGGGGTTCAAAAAGGATGGAGTTCAGAGCGCGTGCCATTGCCTAATAATATTAATAGGAGGCATGTAAGTACTGCATTGATGCCTTGTAATAACGGGAGGACACTGCCTTCCAAGTGGGAGGATGCAGAGAGGTGGATCTTCAGTCCAATATCAGTAGATGGTCCAGTGAGACAGTCAGTTCAGCAGCCGCAGAGGCGGCCAAAATCAAAGAGCGGGCCTCTTGGACCTCCTGGGATTGCATACCATTCGATGTATTCTCCTGCTGCCCTTATGTTTGACGGAGGGAATGTTGGAAATCAAATGGCGAATTCACCATTTTCAGCTGGAGTGATGGTGGCTGAAGGATTGTCTTTGCCAGGCTATGGTGGAGGAAATTTACCGGCATCTATTATAGAGCCTTGCATGGCAAGGTCAGTAAGTGTACATGGATGCACTGAACTGATCAGCCAGTCATCTTTGCCTGTTTACCAAG CTTTACGAACAGATGAGAAACTTGATGACATTGAACAATCAGCCACCAATGTGTCCCGGACGGTTTCTAGGAGGGATATGGCAACACAAATGAGCCCTGAGAGTAGTCACCACTCATCTCCCAGACATGAGTCATCATTTTCTCCATCCAGTCCCATGCTACCCATTGTTGAGTTGCACAGCATGCATTCGTCTAAACCTGAAGTTAGGGATGTGCAAGTTGATGAACGGGTCACAGTGACTAAATGGTCCAAGAAAAACAGAGCAATAGTTCCTGGGAGGGGCTCAGGAAATGCTCGTGAATGGAAAAGGAAATCTGTAGATATGCGTGCTGCAGGTTGGGATATTTCAGACACAGAAAAGACAATCTCAAA GATAAAAAGGGAGGAAGCAAAAATAATTGCTTGGGAGAACTTGCAGAGAGCCAAAGCTGAGGCAGCAATACGGAAACTTGAG ATGAAACTGGAAAAGAAGAGATCTTCATCGATGGACAAGATAATGAACAAGCTCAGATCAGCACAAAAGAAGGCCCAAGTTATGAGAAGCTCAGTCTTACCAAACCAGTCACATCAAGTTGCAAGAACCTCCCATAAGGCCATATCTTTTCCTCGAACTCGCCATATAGGTTCCTTCAGTGGCTGCTTTACCTGTCATGCATTTTAG